The DNA window CCCCACAAATCCTTGGTTGTCAGGCTCGGGTTGCCAAAACCTTTAATATAAAGATTTCCTGAAATAGTATTGTCAGTAACTGAGGAGGTGTCCGCAAAAAAAGTTGTCTTAAATCTGAAATTCGGTCTGAGTTTTCTTAGAGCAGTTGCTGTGGTCAAGAGCTTCATATTCGAGGCCGGATGAAATAGAAGCTGGCTGTTTCTGGCGTAAAGGACTTGCCCGGTTTGTAAAGAGACGACTTTTATCCCGGTGCGCGACTGATAAAGAGCGGAGTCACCCAGCACACTTTCGATTTGTTGTGTGAGTTCAGCAACGGCTTTTTTTGAAAATGAATGTTTGATCCCAAATCGGGAAGGCGCACAGGCTAAGTTGGTTAGAATAAATATTAAGAACCAAAATGAAAAATGGAATTTGTTTGGACAGCCCTGGATCGAATTGTTAAAAAGTGTTTGCATAGACGCACAAAACCCCCAAAGCAGACGGACTAAATTGGTTTGAATTCGCTTCTAAAAACTGAGCAAGCGATTTTTTTTTGTTTGAAATAGTCAAGAATTCTGCAACCTCTCCTGATTGCTTTAACGAAGCCAATCTGATAATTTCTTCGGTTTTCAATCTGCTTTTTGCCTTAAAAAACAATTCCGGCTTTTTAGTATCCACAGTTTCAATCAGACCGATACAATCCAGCGGATCGTCATTTTTCAAATCTAAATGAACTTCCTCTCTGATTTCAGCTTTAATCGCCAAAAACGGATCGGGGATTCCCGAGACCGCATTTTCTTGTGGGTGGATGTGGCCGCCTAAAACATCAAGGTCTCCCGGATTTTCCCCGACGGCTTTGCTTCTCTTAATCAAGATGATTTGCTCGTCATGGCTAACCAGAACAACGCTGACCCCCAAAGCTCTGGAAAGAGAATCCTTCCCAAATCGTTCCGCGATGTCATTCGTAAATTGATTGGAATAAAGGAGTTCATTGTAATCCGAGAGGCCTAAATCAAGCGTGAGTTTATCTTTTTGAAAATGCCAGCCATTCAGTCTGCACAATTCGCCATTAAAGATAAATTTGTTTTTCCCGGTCTCAACGATTTCTTGCTGCCAGAATGAATCAATTTTCTGAGTTAGTTCAAGTGGGAGTTCTCGTTTTTCGGGATTCCAATTAATGACGAGTTGAGCATGACTAAATTTGGCTGAAAATAGTACCTTGAAAAATGGGTTGTTCTTTAAATTTACCACTATTGAGAAATTATTTAGACTTCTCCTGAGTACCTTATGTTGTTATGTCCGAAACTTTAATCTGGCATCAATGCTTGACTAAAAAACTGGGTGCCTATTTGGAAGCGTGCAGTTATGACACCTGTTCTTTTCTATCTCTTGTTCCAAAGCTCCCGCTTAGAAAGGCGGGGTAATGATCTTTAGCACTTTCAAACACTATTTCTCAAAAACATTATGCGCCTTCGCTAGCTCTACTGCGGCCGGCGTAACAATCGCACCTTCCGGTACAGAGATTTTTCTCCGCTGTCGGATTGCCTGGCGCACATCGTGCTCAGTGATGAGCTTACGATTGCGCACAGGTTGGGCCTTCGAATCTTTTCTGACAATGTAGACCTGGTCGCCGTTTTTTAGCCCGGATGCATTGGCTTCGTCCGTATCGAGATGAAAATCCAGCACAAAAGTCTCATCAACACGGATGAGGACATTTGCAAAAATAATCGTCCGTGGCTCACACCCGGGATCGATTGCCTCTTTCGAGACCGGTGCGGCAAACACGCGCTCCCGGTCACGAACCCCAAACCGTTGGGCATCTCTCGGACTCATGTGAATATGCCGTTGCGGAACAATGATTCCTTCTTTTAATGTAATCTCACCTTTGGGGCCTATGAGTTTTGCTCCGGGAGAACCGGCGAGATCACCGGAATATCGCACCGGCGGATCGATTCCCAATTTATAAGCATCGGAGCGCGAGATTTCGAGCTGGGTTTGCCCCCTGGTTGGACCCACGATTCGAATTCCTGAGATTTTGCCTTTCGGACCTTCAAGATCTATCGTTTCTTCGGCGGCGAATTGACCTTTCTGGGAAATATCGCGAAACGTGTGCAGTTGATATCCTGCTCCAAATAAAACTTCCAGATCTTTTTGTGAAATGTGAAAATGCCGGTTTGATATTCCAACAGGAATGAGTTTTTGGCGCTTTGACATGCGGCTTCAGCGGTTCTTAACGAATTCTTCAATCACCTGTTCTACTTCTGATTCTGTCATACCGGTGGCGCCATAAACTTTTTTGCTGGCGCCAATTCCATCCCGACGCTTCGGGATAGAATCGGTAGTCCTGGTCGAACCTTTTCTGGATACATTTCCAGAGAGTGCTTTTGTGTAGGGCGCATCACTTCGCTCAGCCGGCCTCCAGGTGGTTCCGTTTCTAGGTGCGGAAAGCGGTTTAGTTTCATAAGCCACCCGTTTGATGTTCATGAGATGATGCGCGGAGATATTGTCAGACGTAATGTTGCCGCCAAACGTGCCGCAGCCTAAAGTCATGGAAGGCATGAGCCGGTTGGTGTAGCCGACCGCCCCAATTGAAGCCGGAGAGTTAACCACCACGCGAAACGCCGGAACCGCCAGACCGAATTGTCTGATTACCCGGTCGTTTTTTGCGTGCACCGCAGCAGTGTGTCCTCGGCCGCCGAAATTTAAGATCTCCTGGGCGCGTCGAATTCCCTCTTCAACGCCATTCACGGTATAGAAAACAAATGTGGGTGAAAGCTTTTCTGCTGAAAGCGGATAGGTCTTGCCCACGCCGGCGAGTTCCGCAATCAAAACCCGAATGTCCGGAGGAATCGTGAATCCGGCTTTCTGGGCTAAAACTTGCGGCGATTTACCAACCATTTCCGGGTTGACTCTAAAATCCGGAGTTAAGAGAACCTTCTCCAGCATGCGAATTTCATCCGGGTTTAGAAAATAAGCACCTTGGTGTTTTAATTCTGCAATGACCCTTTCTTTTATCGGTTGATCAACGATCAGGGCTTGTTCCGAAGAGCAGAGGGTGCCGTAATCGAATGATTTACCGGCGACGGCGTCTGCGACCGCTTTTTTATAGTTGGCAGAACGATCGATGTAAACCGGAACGTTTCCTGGGCCCACACCATAGGCCGGCTTACCGGCACTGTAAGCTGCTTTCACCAACCCCGAACCTCCCGTGGCCAAAATGACGTTGGTATCTTTGCTTCTCATGAGCTCATTGGTTGCCTGCAAGGTCGGATTTGAAATGACGCCAATTATTCCTTCCGGAGCTCCGGCAGCTATTGCTGCGTCATGAACAACTCTAGCGGATTCTTTAATGCACTTCACAGCCCTGGGGTGAGGAGAAATGACCACGCCGTTGCGGGCTTTAAGCGAAATAATACTTTTAAACATCGCTGTGGAAGTCGGATTGGTCGTTGGGATAATCGCCGCAACCACCCCAAAGGGTTCGGCTATTTCTAAAATACTGTTCGACCGATCTTCCCGGATGATGCCGACGGTACGTAGCTTTCGGATGGAATTATAAAGGTCTCGTGTGCAGAACTGATTCTTTTTGATCTTATCGGGGACATTGCCGTAGCCTGTTTCTTGAACAGCGAGCTGCGCGAGTCTTTCGGAGGCTTGAAATCCAGCCTCCGCCATCGCCGCAACGATGTTGTCGATTTCTTTCTGGTTGTACTCTTTGAGCTCTAAGTGAGCCTCTTTCGCTTTGGCACAAAGATTACGAACTGCTTGTACTGTTTCGAGGTCTTTGTCGAGAGACACGGTTTTTCCTAATTTTGTTTTAATAAGCCTTAAAATATCATTTAATTCAGAAATTGTCAAGAAAAAGTAGCAGAACTTCCCGGAGTAGCAGAACTCCCCAGAGTTCTGGGTTCTGGCCCCCAAAAGCTTACCTCCCCCAAAGTGTGGCCACTTCGGCTGCTTCGAGTACTCTGTTTGTAACCCTGAAAAGGCGGTATTGAAGGCGCGGGATATTTAAAATTGCTTGCTTTTTTTATTGCAATTACGTAGAATTTGTACCCTACCTAACCTTTACAAATGAGGTATTTGCCATGAAATTAACTCTATCGTTTCTTTCAATCCTGTTATTTTCTTTTTTCGTAATTGCAGAAGCTGCTGCGCAGAGTGAAGACTTGAATCTTACCGCACCGGATGGTTCCACTGTCACGATTGAACGCGATACTTTTGGTGTCCCGCACATTTCCTCTGAAACCGAAGTGGGCATTTTTTTCGGCCAGGGGTTTGCCGTGGCTCAGGATCGGTTAGATCAATTAGAATTCTACAGAAGCGCTGCTGAAGGTAAACTTTCTGAACTGTTGGGGGCTCTATTCATTCTGCTCGATCAAGAGACTCGTGCCATGTATTATACTCAAGAGGAACGGGAACGACAATTTGACGATTTGCCATCGGAAATTAAGGTGATGCTGCAAGCTTACAGTGACGGCGTTAACACTTATTTGGATTCTATGGCTGTCAATCCGCAAAAATACAAACCTTCTGAGTTCGCATCCCGGACGATTGAGCGCTGGGATGTTTATAAAACCCTGGCAATTATCCAGTTCATAACGCGTAATTTCGGCCAGGCTGGGGGGGAGGAACTGTCACGTTTGGCTGAACTGCAGCGAGATGGCCAGGAAGTATTTGATCAAAATAATCCGATAAACGACCCTGCCGCGCCAACAACAATACATGCTACCGGCTCCGGCTCTTCCAAAGTTTGGAGATATTCCGGATTGCAGGTGAGAGACTCAGTTGTAAATTCTATAGAAGAAAAGGAGCTGCGGGTCAGAGCTATGGCCGCCAAGAGTGGGATCCCTTTGAAATTCGGCAGTTTCGCTGTCCTCGCTTCATCGGCAAAATCGGACAATGGAAGTGTGATGCTGCTTGGAGCGCCACAGATGGGCGGTCCAAACGAGTTTGAAACCAGCATAGCAAACGAAGTAGAGCTTATTTGTCCGACATTTCATGTTGGCGGGATGACGGTTGCCGGTCTGCCTTCGGTCATCATCGGACATACTGAGCGCTTTGCCTGGACGCTCACGAGCGGGGTCAGCGATAACATCGATGTCTACATTGATTCGACCAAAGATGCCTCTTTTAGTCAATACATACATAACGGTACCTGGCTTAATTTCGAAGTTATTGAAGATACAGTTTCAAGTGGTGCGGCAAAATTTCCTTTCACTTTCTATCGAACCGTCCACGGACCGGTATTTTCAAACGATCTGGCTAATCATCAGGTCTATTCCAAGAAAATGACTTTCTGGAACCGGGAGACCGATATGATCGAAGCAAATTACGCCTGGATTAAAGCAAAGACCCTCGAAGAAT is part of the candidate division KSB1 bacterium genome and encodes:
- a CDS encoding NUDIX hydrolase, which gives rise to MVNLKNNPFFKVLFSAKFSHAQLVINWNPEKRELPLELTQKIDSFWQQEIVETGKNKFIFNGELCRLNGWHFQKDKLTLDLGLSDYNELLYSNQFTNDIAERFGKDSLSRALGVSVVLVSHDEQIILIKRSKAVGENPGDLDVLGGHIHPQENAVSGIPDPFLAIKAEIREEVHLDLKNDDPLDCIGLIETVDTKKPELFFKAKSRLKTEEIIRLASLKQSGEVAEFLTISNKKKSLAQFLEANSNQFSPSALGVLCVYANTF
- the pduL gene encoding phosphate propanoyltransferase, with product MSKRQKLIPVGISNRHFHISQKDLEVLFGAGYQLHTFRDISQKGQFAAEETIDLEGPKGKISGIRIVGPTRGQTQLEISRSDAYKLGIDPPVRYSGDLAGSPGAKLIGPKGEITLKEGIIVPQRHIHMSPRDAQRFGVRDRERVFAAPVSKEAIDPGCEPRTIIFANVLIRVDETFVLDFHLDTDEANASGLKNGDQVYIVRKDSKAQPVRNRKLITEHDVRQAIRQRRKISVPEGAIVTPAAVELAKAHNVFEK
- a CDS encoding aldehyde dehydrogenase family protein, with the protein product MSLDKDLETVQAVRNLCAKAKEAHLELKEYNQKEIDNIVAAMAEAGFQASERLAQLAVQETGYGNVPDKIKKNQFCTRDLYNSIRKLRTVGIIREDRSNSILEIAEPFGVVAAIIPTTNPTSTAMFKSIISLKARNGVVISPHPRAVKCIKESARVVHDAAIAAGAPEGIIGVISNPTLQATNELMRSKDTNVILATGGSGLVKAAYSAGKPAYGVGPGNVPVYIDRSANYKKAVADAVAGKSFDYGTLCSSEQALIVDQPIKERVIAELKHQGAYFLNPDEIRMLEKVLLTPDFRVNPEMVGKSPQVLAQKAGFTIPPDIRVLIAELAGVGKTYPLSAEKLSPTFVFYTVNGVEEGIRRAQEILNFGGRGHTAAVHAKNDRVIRQFGLAVPAFRVVVNSPASIGAVGYTNRLMPSMTLGCGTFGGNITSDNISAHHLMNIKRVAYETKPLSAPRNGTTWRPAERSDAPYTKALSGNVSRKGSTRTTDSIPKRRDGIGASKKVYGATGMTESEVEQVIEEFVKNR
- a CDS encoding penicillin acylase family protein, whose translation is MKLTLSFLSILLFSFFVIAEAAAQSEDLNLTAPDGSTVTIERDTFGVPHISSETEVGIFFGQGFAVAQDRLDQLEFYRSAAEGKLSELLGALFILLDQETRAMYYTQEERERQFDDLPSEIKVMLQAYSDGVNTYLDSMAVNPQKYKPSEFASRTIERWDVYKTLAIIQFITRNFGQAGGEELSRLAELQRDGQEVFDQNNPINDPAAPTTIHATGSGSSKVWRYSGLQVRDSVVNSIEEKELRVRAMAAKSGIPLKFGSFAVLASSAKSDNGSVMLLGAPQMGGPNEFETSIANEVELICPTFHVGGMTVAGLPSVIIGHTERFAWTLTSGVSDNIDVYIDSTKDASFSQYIHNGTWLNFEVIEDTVSSGAAKFPFTFYRTVHGPVFSNDLANHQVYSKKMTFWNRETDMIEANYAWIKAKTLEEFEAGIAMIPFSFNVFYAGKDQRVKFWHVGRYQDRSDGVDPRLPHKGDGSEEWGGFIDFADLPSADGSEQDYFVNWNNKPVSWWNNGDNIPWAGSTNLTLRVQSIEAFVGPITEFTFSNLKDVPRQIDDHGTYQQVVQFTNDEIIDENIVAPGQSAFVSASGKGSPHISDQWALYVDWQFKDMLFSPGSPTSVATPETVPQSFRLHQNYPNPFNPTTTISYEILEAASVLLQIYNVRGQIITTLVDEFQNAGVKRLEWNANDFSSGVYLIKLTSSDFFEIKKSILLK